DNA sequence from the Amycolatopsis sp. Hca4 genome:
TCGACCACGGACGCGGTGCCGCTCAGCGACAGCCACGAGCCGGAGCCCGCGTAGCCGACGTTGACCTGGCCGTCCCGGGCGATGTCCGCGACCAGGTCGGCGGTCCTGCTGACGAAGAACCAGGCGGTGCCGTCGAAGTCCACCTGCTGGCTCGTCATCGGCCGGCTGGTCAGCTTGCCGTCCGCGCCGCGGCTGGTGATCATCGCCGTGCGGACCTTCCGCGCGATCTCGGTGACGATGCGGTGGTCGTCGTCGTTCACGTACTTCTCCGTCCTCATCCGGTTTGTCGGTCCCCGGGTACCCACGAAAGCGCCGGCGAAGCTCAACGCGGGTGAAGTGGTTCAAAATGACCCGGACGAGGGAGAACAGCCGGCCGTCCTTCGCGGTGCGAGGCCCCGAGCGGCCGCTTAGCATCCGATCAATGCGAGACCCCGCCATCGAACGAGGTGCCCCATGTCGGAGATCCCTCCGCACGTCCTGGTGATCTTCGGTGCCACCGGCGATCTGGCCAAGCGGCTGCTGTTCCCCGGGGTTGTCCAGCTGTGGCGCGCGGGCGGCCTGCCGGACGGATTCCGCGTCATCGGCACGGGGAGGACGTCGCCGGGAAGTGACCGTGAATTCCGCGACACCCTCGGCCGGGACGTCCGGGAGTTCGGCGATGTCGACACGGCGACCTGGGATGCCTTCGCCTGCCACCTCTCGTTCGTGACGTCCGACAGCGACGACGGTGAAGACCTTGCCGCGGCCGTGCGCGCGGCGCGCGCGGAGCTGGGCGACGACGCCCGGACGATGCTGTACCTGTCCGTGCCGCCGGAGGCCATGGGGCCCATGGTGCGCATGCTCGGTGACACCGGTCTGGCCGAGGACGCGCGCCTGATCGTCGAAAAGCCGTTCGGCCACGACCTCGCCTCCGCACGCGAGCTCAACGAGACCGTACGGGCTGTCTTCCCCGAAGAGCGGATCTTTCGGATCGACCACTTCCTGGGCAAGGACGCGGTCCGGGACCTGGCCGGGAAAGTGACCGGGCCGGTGTCGTCCGTGCGGATCGACGTGCCCGAGGAAATCGACATCGAAGGCCGCGGGTCGTTCATGGAGTCCACCGGCACCTTCCGCGACATGATCCCCACCCACCTGTGCCAGGTCCTCGGCGTCCTGGCCATGGCTACCCCGGACACCCTCGACGCGGACAGCCTGCACGCCGCGAAACTGGCGGTGTTCCGCGCGCTGCGGCCCTTCGACCCGGAACGCACGGTGTTCGGCCAGTACGAGGGCTACCGCGACGAAGACGACGTCGACCCGGAATCCGACCGGGAAACGTATGTCGAGCTGGAAGCATTCGTCGACACCGGGCGCTGGCAAGGCGTGCCCTTCCGTCTGCGGACCGGCAAGGCACTGGCTGAGACACACATCGTGGTCACGGCCGGTCCGCACCGCTTCGACCTCGCCGACGAGTCGGAAGCGACGCCGTACGCGCACTTGCTGCACGACGCGCTGCGGGGTGACCGGACCTGGTTCACCAGCGCCGAGGAGGTCGAGCGGCTGTGGGAGGTGGCCGCACCGGTACTGGACTCGCCGCCGCCCACCCGGCGGTACGACCGCGGTTCGCAGGGACCGCGGAACGCGGCGGGCCGATGAGCGAGCGGTACCTCCCGATCGCCGAGCACGGTCTCA
Encoded proteins:
- a CDS encoding pyridoxamine 5'-phosphate oxidase family protein codes for the protein MNDDDHRIVTEIARKVRTAMITSRGADGKLTSRPMTSQQVDFDGTAWFFVSRTADLVADIARDGQVNVGYAGSGSWLSLSGTASVVDDRARKNELWNEFVQAWFPNGPDDPDVVLLKVDADSAEYWNTPGGKPRALFEMAKARVTGNRPDPGDNDTVDL
- a CDS encoding glucose-6-phosphate dehydrogenase (catalyzes the formation of D-glucono-1,5-lactone 6-phosphate from D-glucose 6-phosphate), with the translated sequence MSEIPPHVLVIFGATGDLAKRLLFPGVVQLWRAGGLPDGFRVIGTGRTSPGSDREFRDTLGRDVREFGDVDTATWDAFACHLSFVTSDSDDGEDLAAAVRAARAELGDDARTMLYLSVPPEAMGPMVRMLGDTGLAEDARLIVEKPFGHDLASARELNETVRAVFPEERIFRIDHFLGKDAVRDLAGKVTGPVSSVRIDVPEEIDIEGRGSFMESTGTFRDMIPTHLCQVLGVLAMATPDTLDADSLHAAKLAVFRALRPFDPERTVFGQYEGYRDEDDVDPESDRETYVELEAFVDTGRWQGVPFRLRTGKALAETHIVVTAGPHRFDLADESEATPYAHLLHDALRGDRTWFTSAEEVERLWEVAAPVLDSPPPTRRYDRGSQGPRNAAGR